The DNA sequence TCCGCGGCGTCCGGCTCTCCGTCCTGGACCGCTCCAGCGTCCGCGGCGACCAGGACCCCGCGGCGGCGCTGCGCGACACGGTGGACTTCGCCCGTAGCATCGAAGACCTCGGCTATCACCGCTTCTGGGTGGCCGAGCACCACAGCGTTCCCGGTGTCGCGGGCTCCGCGCCGACCGTGCTGGCCGCCGCCGTCGCCGCGGCCACCTCCCGCATCCGGGTCGGCACCGGCGGCGTAATGCTGCCCAACCACCAGCCGCTCGTCGTCGCCGAGCAGTTCGGCGTCCTCGACGCGCTGTATCCCGGGCGCATCGACATGGGCTTGGGACGCTCGCTGGCCTTCACCGCCGGAATCCGGCGCGCGCTGGAACGGGACAAACGGGCCGCGGACGACTTCCCCGACCAGCTGGCGCGGCTGCTCGGCTTCATCGGCGGCGACCAGACCGACGACCCCGGAGTCCACGCGATCCCCGGGGAGGGCGGCGCGGTCGCGCCGTTCCTGCTGGCCACCGGAGAGGGCTCGGTGATCGCGGCCGAAGCTGGACTTCCGCTGGTCATCGCGCCTATCGCGGGATTCGACCGGATGACCGAGCTGATCGAGCGCTACCGCGAGCGCTTCCGCCCCTCCCGCTGGGCCGAGCGCCCCTACACGGTGGTCTCGGCGACCGTGGCGGCGGCCGCCACCGCCGCCGAGGCGTACCGGCTGCTGGTCCCCGAAGCGTGGTCCTACGCCTACGCGCGCACCCACGCGGAGTTCCCGCCGCTGCGCCCGGCCGAGGAGATCCTCGCCCGGGACATGACCGAGCGGGAGCGGGCGCGCTTCGACGAGGCGCTCAGCGGTCATGTCCACGGCACCGGGGACCAGGTCGCCGACGAGTTGGGCTCGCTGGTGGATCGCACCGGGGCCGACGAGGTGCTGGTCACCCTGAGCACCTACGACCGTGCCGCGATGCTCGACTCCTACGCCCGTCTGGCCCGCCTGACAGGGGCGGCCCCGGCCGCCGGCGGCGGCGCCGGTCGGGCGGGCCGCACAGCGGCGCAGGCGAGCGGGCGCTGACCCTCAGTCGACCTCGCCGCGCCGGTGCAGTTCGTCCAGGACGCGGCGGACCGCGGGAGCGCAGCGGTCGCGCTCGCCTCCGGTCAGCCAGGCCAGTTCGGCGATCTCCGCCGCCGCGGCGGGCTCGCCCGTGTGCTCGGCGGTGTAGCAGGCCAGCCGCACCCGCGTGCCTTCCGGGTAGCCGTCGGCGGCCTCGTCGACGACGGCGAACGGCCGCAGCGTGGCGGGGCGCAGTTCCACCCCGACCTCCTCGCGCGCCTCCCGCACCACGGCGGCCTCGTCGCTCTCACCGGGTTCGCGCTTGCCGCCCGGCAGGTAGTAGAGGCCGCGCCCGTGTGTCCGCACGCACAGCAGCCGCCGACCGCTGACGTGCACCCAGGCGAGCGCGTCGACCACGCGCTCCGCGGCGGCCTCCGCCGCGTCGGACGAGGCCCCGGTTTCGGGTGATGGCATGGCTTTGAGCCTAGAACGCTCACGGCGGTCGGGCGCCGCCGGGGGCGGTCACCCGCGTGCCGCGGCTGTCCGGCCCCGGCGGCTAACCGAGTCGGTTCAGCTGCTCGCGGTCCTCCTCGCCGAACCTCTCCTCCAGCTCCTCGGGCGAGGCGTCGA is a window from the Streptomonospora litoralis genome containing:
- a CDS encoding MsnO8 family LLM class oxidoreductase, which gives rise to MNSSLAPQRRLRGVRLSVLDRSSVRGDQDPAAALRDTVDFARSIEDLGYHRFWVAEHHSVPGVAGSAPTVLAAAVAAATSRIRVGTGGVMLPNHQPLVVAEQFGVLDALYPGRIDMGLGRSLAFTAGIRRALERDKRAADDFPDQLARLLGFIGGDQTDDPGVHAIPGEGGAVAPFLLATGEGSVIAAEAGLPLVIAPIAGFDRMTELIERYRERFRPSRWAERPYTVVSATVAAAATAAEAYRLLVPEAWSYAYARTHAEFPPLRPAEEILARDMTERERARFDEALSGHVHGTGDQVADELGSLVDRTGADEVLVTLSTYDRAAMLDSYARLARLTGAAPAAGGGAGRAGRTAAQASGR
- a CDS encoding NUDIX hydrolase; protein product: MPSPETGASSDAAEAAAERVVDALAWVHVSGRRLLCVRTHGRGLYYLPGGKREPGESDEAAVVREAREEVGVELRPATLRPFAVVDEAADGYPEGTRVRLACYTAEHTGEPAAAAEIAELAWLTGGERDRCAPAVRRVLDELHRRGEVD